aaatatggcaagaacagctcaaataagcaaagacaaatgacagtccatcattactttaagacatgaaggtcagtcaatccagaaaatttcaagtactttgaaagtttcttcaagtgcagttgcaaaaccagtcaagtgctatgatgaaactggctctcatgaggaccgccacaggaaaggaagacccagagttacctctgctgcggaGGATAAGCCCAACAAAAattattcacagagttcaagtaacagacacatctcaatatcaactgttcagaggagactgcgtggatCAGGCCTTGGTCATGGTCAAAtgcctgcaaagaaaccactactacaggacaccaataataagtagagacttgcttgggccaagaaacacaagctatggacattagaccggtggaaatctgtcctttggtctgattagtctaaatttgagagttttggttccaaccgccgtgtcttagtgagacgcagagtaggtgaacggatgatctctgcatgtgtggttcccaccgtgaagcacagaggaggaggtgtgatggtgtgggggtgctttgctggtgacactgtcaattatttatttagaattcaaggcacacttaaccagcatggctaccacagcattctgcagcaatacgcaatcccatctggtttgcacttagtgggactgtcatttgtttttctacAGGTCAATGACCCAACTCACCTCCAAGCTGCGTAaggcctatttgaccaagaaggagagtaatggagtgctgcatcagattacctggcctccacaatcacccaacctcaacccattgagatggtttgggatgagttgaaaccgcatagtgaaggaaaagcagccaacaagtgcttagcatagggtggctacttcgaagaatctcaaatataaaatatataccgatttgtttaacacttcttcggttactacatgattccatatgtgttatttcatagttttgatgtcttcacctttattctacaatgtagaaaatagtaacaaatCAAGAAAAAacgttgaatgagtaggtgtgtccaaacttttgactagtactgtatataggtaggaGCTACCGAATGCCATTTTTGTGAGTTTGGACATTTTACAAGTGAATGAGAGACATTGTGCAAAGGAACAAAAGTTTGGAAGGAAGAACAGTCCTGGCTCTGGAGCATGTGTAcacactgtgtctgtgtggagtttGGAGTTGCTAGGGCAATGGGCCTGCCTGCTCTGCTTGGAGAAGAGGGGCGGAGTAGTAGACAGCCAAGAACGTAGAGAAGAAAAAAACGCAAGGAAATCAAGATAGCATTGGCAGCTGTACAGGTCTGTCAAACACGGCAGAAAGCTAACACCATATGATGCCCTGTTATCTATTTATTTCAGCCACTAACTTAGATAACTAGCAAGTTAAACTTAGGGGTCGTGTTAAAGAATTCTGCGTTTTTCACAAAGAAAAGACAAAACGCATAAGAACTACCTTTATGCGTTTTATAAACGCAGATCTAAAATGTTTCTTCGTGTCATGTCTGCCCGGCATCAGACTaattttgtgcttcagttgcacttctccacTTGGATGAGAATTCACAAAAgggcattctatcagcagacagcctAATGTGTAGCTACCTTTCTCTGGTCATTTTCATTTTTAGCCTACTTTTCTCCTGTAAAATGCAAGATTAACTTTAAGCAAAACATTgggaaatgtagctggctacattcCTTCTATGATAAACATTAGAAATATGTTTTAAAAGACCTTGAATTTTCATATTAAGCTCATTTAgttgtgtggctgccagccaAATGGTTTTGCACTTCCTTTGTCATTTGATAAAAATTCACCTATTTTCTTACACTAATGTCttttctgtgaaggaaaactataGTTGCACACCCCTGCTCACTCTTTTGAAGCAAAACACtgttgttacggttttcttccgtcgaaggagagtcggaccaaaatgcagcgtggtaattttgatacatgtttaataatgatgaaacacgaacaatacaaaaacaacaaccggaatgtgaaaacctatacagcctatctggtgacaactaacacaaagacaggaacaatcacctacgacatactcaaagaatatggctgcctaaatatggttcccaatcagagacaacgataatcacctgactctgattgagaaccgcctcaggcagccatagactatgctagacaccccacaaaaacccatgacaaaaacgcaccacaataacccatgtcacaccctggcctgaccaaataaatgaagacaaacatacattacttcgaccagggcgtgacaactgtTGTCTTTCAAAGTGAAATATAATACCCTTGTTAATACACAGATAGACTCACCTGCTCCCTCTTTCACccgttgtgctatttacaaacaaccacgtgactggcttaactgttctggggaactactttaagcttcataatgtaaaatagtGTGACAAGTGAAATGAAGAACGCgatctgctttatctcctaaGGTATTGTAAAAGTttactgcaggtatttacttaaagaGTAGCTAAAAATactaaaatgtattgaaaaacttCAAAGAAATCATTTCAACAGTATTGACGGTAattgaaaaaccatcccgtgGCCATTTCTAAATACCCCGGCATACGGTGTATATGGTATACCACCGAAGGCTAAAGGAGAATAATGAAAGATATTTGCTGACTGTGACAAACAAGAAAAACAAACAATATTCACTGTTTATTGTGttatgttcactctctctctctgttcagaccCAAAGGCCCATGGCTCTCTTTCTAACACTCCATTGCCCTCGCCAGAGATTCAGTTCCACCTGTGGACAAACGAAGAGGAGCTGTGTGAGTCAACATAAGAGAACCTTAGTTTCTAGGCCATTATAAAGACTTGAAAATTCTGTCAAATCAGACTAATAGTGTGGCAATCTTTGAATCTTTTGTATTTTTCTATAGGGAATGAGCTGGTAAACTTCACCCTAAACGTTTCCACCTCTGAGCGGAACTCTATGtaccaggaggaggaagaggaggatgtttCTAAGAGGGTTTCCCACCTGTCTGTTGATAGTGGAATAGAGAAGGACCTGTCTGACATGGGGGAGCGGGAACAGAGGAATCCATTCACTCGGTCACGGTCACCGTGTTTCAGAGGGAGAATGAAGCCAGAAGACAAAATGGCTCTGGTACAGGAAAACATCAAGGGGCCCACCTGTAGCACCCCTCTCCCTAAAGAGGAGGGGAACCATACCGCACGCATAGTGATGATGGGAGACGACAGGGTGCTGGGGAGACTGGCCAAGGTGTATCACTCCATCCGGTAGGATGTACTTCTACTTACCCTTAATGTCCCTTAATACCTAGTTCCATCCTCATACATGTGAAATTCAGTTTTTATCTAAAGTATGTATGGGTAGTGCTGTAAgttgaacccactatcctggcgttgcaaacaccatgctctaccaactgagatacAGAGGACTACTGTacactgtaattacactgtaattcTGTAATTTAGAAATGTGTGTGAACTATTTTACAATGTGCATTACTTTTGTGTGCAGAAAACGGGAGGCAAAACATCTCATCTTGACCAAGAGAGTGaacctacagatatactacatccctGTCACTGATGAGCCTATTGTCAATTCACCTGTGAGCAATAATCCAGTTCAAAATCCaatgatcaaatcaaagtttatttgtcacgtgcaccgaatacaacaggtattacagtgaaatgcttacttacaggctctaaccaatagtgcaaaaaaggtattaggtgaacaataggtaagtaaagaaataaaacaacagtaaaaagacaggctataaaagtagcgaggttataaaagtagcgaggctataaaagtagcgaggttataaaagtagcgaggttataaaagtagcgaggctataaaagtagcgaggttataaaagtagcgaggctataaaagtagcgaggttataaaagtagcgaggctataaaagtagcgaggttataaaagtagcgaggctataaaagtagcgaggttaTAAAAGTAGCAAGgttataaaagtagcgaggctataaaagtagcgaggttaTAAACGTAGCGAGgttataaaagtagcgaggctataaaagtagcgaggttataaaagtagcgaggctataaaagtagcgaggttataaaagtagcgaggttataaacgtagcgaggctataaaagtagcgaggctataaacataGCGAgttataaaagtagcgaggctataaaagtagcgaggctataaaagtagcgaggttaTAAAAGAAGCGAGgttataaaagtagcgaggctataaacgtAGCGAGgttataaaagtagcgaggctataaaagtagcgaggttaTAAAAGAAGTGAGgttataaaagtagcgaggctataaacgtAGCGAGgttataaaagtagcgaggctataaaagtagcgaggttatgaaagtagcgaggttataaaagtagcgaggttataaaagtagcgaggctataaaattAGCGAGgttataaaagtagcgaggttacctacagacactggttagtcaggctgattgaggtagtatgtacatgtagatatggttaaagtgactatgcatatatgatgaacagagagtagcagtagcgtaaaagaggggttggcgggtggtgggtggtgggacacaatgcagatagcccggttagccaatgtgtgggagcactggttggtcgggccaagtgaggtagtatgtacatgaatgtatactTAGAGTGATTATGCATATATGATCAACAGAGAATAGCATCAGCAAtgtaaaagagggggtggggtTGGTGGGGGCACACAGTGCGAATAGTCAATGCACCAATgacctaaatgacttaaatgtaatgtaaatgtagtccgggtagccatttgattacctgttcaggagtctatggctttggggtaaaaactgttgtgaagcatttttgtcctagacttggcactccggtacagcttgccatgaggtagtagagagaacagtctatgactggggtggctggggtctttgacaatttttagggccttcctctgacattgcctggtgtagaggtcctggattgcaggcaggttagccccagtgatgtactgggccatacgcactaccctctgtagtaataatataataataatatatgccatttagcagacgcttttatccaaagcgacttacagtcatgtgtgcatacattctacgtatgggtggtcccgggaatcgaacccactaccctggcgttacaagcgccatgctcgtgacttgcggtcggaggccaagcaattgccgtaccaggcagtgatgcaaccaataATGTAAAATAATACCAATAATGTAAAATAAACatccatctcatatgtacagtaacCGGTATGATTTGCTAGGTTATGGAACCAGTCTTTTCTCTTTTTCAGGAAAGCACATCACAAGTCGGAGACAGGTTGTCTCTAGCCTCGTTCTTAGGAAGGGTCGATCCCTGGTACGAAAGCAACATCATCAGTTTGGGAGCCATGATTCCAAAGCTGGCAGGAACGGTAATGAGTCCTAATACATGCATTGTTTTATAAAGTAATCTAATTCTGATCAGAAAGATCCATTAAATGGGTTCAAGGTTACCTAAATGGAAAGGGTTTTTAAAGATAGAAATAGACATCCAGTCATGTCACAGTGAGACCTAATACTGTGTCTACTATGTGCCATTGCAGCAGTCCAGTCACAGCAGGTCATCAGAACCCAACCACTTCCTTGTGGATGTCCTCTCCTACTACCTTCGCTGTGGCCTACAGCCTGTCCACTTCACACTCTACTCTGTCAAGGTCAGCTCCCTTAGATACATCCACATGTCATAGTcacatgtgtgcatgcatgtgtgttatCAGCAGGATGTAACACCAACATATGGCAGCCCATGAATAGTTCATACATAGTTCATAGCCCAGTTTAACATAATGATTACAGTTATCATCCGGGGTTAAATTGGGAATTTGTAGGTTGGAAAGCCCTATttggacgggggggggggactagATATGGAGTTGGAGTTAGGTCAGGAGCTAGGGATAAGTTTGTGATtggggccagggttagggttgaaccagatTGTGGATGTAAAGCTAGGCTTAGGGTTGTCGTTGAGTCTAGgtttgaaccgggatgtggacatgaagctagcaTTTTGGTTAGAGTTGAGGCTATGTTTAGGGTTGAACTTTGATGTGGGCATGGGGCTAGGaatagggttgtggttgaggttaAGGGTTAAactgggatgtagacatgaatctagggttagggttgagggttagggtttaacaaggatgtggacatgaagctaaatTTATGGTTGCTCTCAGCCTAGGGTACCGTAACCTTAATCTTAACCTTGGTTTATCATACGTTTTATCCTTCTTTCTTCTTTGGACCCGTAGATTACTGGAGCTTGGCTTTCCCTTTGACCCAAGGTGCAGGAGCCCTGCTTCGAGTAGCTCCGTCTCAATTTAACCACTTGTTATCatgaagagaaaaaaaacacaatttgtctgtaacggcgttcgtctgttgaaagagagtcggaccaaaatgcggcgtggtggttactcatgttctttaataaaaaatacatgaaataacttaatatacaAAACAAACGTGAAAatctatacagcctatcttgtgaaaacaaacacagagacaggaacaatcacccacaaacacacagtgaaacccaggctacctaaatatggttcccgatcagagacaacgagaatcacctgactctgattgagaaccgcctcaggcagccatagaatATGCTGGACAACCCTACTCAAtcgcaatcccaatacctactaaaccccaatacaaaacacaccacaaaataaacccatgtcacaccctggcctgaccaaataaataacgaaaacacaaaatactaagaccaaggcgtgacattgtcCCTAATTTGAGCTTGTTCTTGTTGCCCTGTTGTGTTTTTAGATCTCTGTCTCTGGCCAGACTGGCAGCCCTGTGGACGATGTGTTTGTGTCCCACCTGGATGCTGAGTTCCCGGAGTCTAAAACACTCAGAGAAAATCTGAGACAAGGTACTGTTGTCACAACTGTGAATGCAGCATGAACCGTGGTGTCAGGACAGGGACAGAAACTAGATCGtcctgttactgcctctgttggTGATTGCATAATGTCTCTATGCAGAGAGATCTAGTAGGCGACGAACAAGGAAGACACTTGGAACCTGTGGAGTGGTGGTTTCTGTgaattacagtaaggtactttcTGAAGGCTTTCTTCCCTATGTGTGTTATAGAGTATTTGATTAGTGGTTAGTGGATGTGTTCATGCTTGGTTAGTGTAGTACAGTATCATTGTAATAATTTAGGAACAAATAGTACACTTTTAAATGAAAAGTAACAACTAAGGAAATATCTAGATATCCTTTTAATCCATATGGCATAATGTCTTAACTACAGtaccaaatgtgtgtgtgtctgaaatgCTTTCTGCAGGTCTCCTTGAGCAAACAAGAGGTTGTTCAGGGAATGTCAGTCATGACATGTGGAGTGGGCATCAGTGCAATATCACCCAATGAAACAGAAGGTTTGCATTAAAACATATACATGTAGTAACTACATAGCTGTTCTCAAGGGCAACTTGGTTTCATTACCTCAAATCAACAATTTGTCATCCCTACTTTCCCTAGGTCTTGATTTCCTCACTGTCAATTTTGACAGTACAAATCCAAGATGCTGCACGGTAAGGATATTTCTGAATGTGTGATAATAAATCATTGAGACCCCAATAACACCATATTAAAAAGTACTAAAACTGTCAGTTAGGCAACACACTGCCAGATGTGGTTTCTTGATCGTATCCTCATGTCTCACCTTCAAAGTAGATTATTGATTAAGGCAATTATATATAATGGTAGAGTTTTGATTTGAGCCCATAAATGCAAAGAGGGTAGGCATAGAGTACTGCAGTTTGGAGTCACATCCCACAATGATTTTTGCTCCTAACCTATCAGGATATTTAATTTGACCATGCTGTGTTGACAGGAGATCAGAACCCAAAACATTAAAATCAGAATCCTGGAGGATAAGAccttcactgtctgtctggacAAAGACTGTCGCAGGAAATACACACATGTGCAAAGGTCAGAGATCACACTCATCAGCAATAGAATGCCACAATGCTCTACCATCTCTATTGATGAATACTATACAGTAGTTATTTGGTTGTCTTTTACAGAGAATTTTACAGAGTTATTTCCAAACTGTAATAACTAAGTAACTAACACTCCTCTACAGCATTGAGATCTCTCCATGTTTGGATCCAGGGTATTGCCTCCAGACAAGTTCCAAGTCCAAGTTCagtgtgggagaggagagggagtcgGGGCTGAGCAAATACATGTGCAAGATCCTGCCTCTGCCAATCAATACCTTCACTGGCATCAACCACTGAAGGGATTTGATTATTTGGCCCGGGCTCCATCCCAGGCGTGAGCCAGGTGCCCCGCTCTGGCCAACGGCGAAGTAAGCTAAAAACAAAAGTGACATTGGTTATGCACATGGAATAATGAGTAAgattctgtgttttcacatgcaaaagggatttattttgattaaaaaagtgttttatctgccttcccaatgaaaTCTTGTTTTAAAATCCTAACATATGTTTTATGAAAAAGATGtataagaaaaaaaaacatacaagAGATGTTGTATGTATTTctattttatttaatttatttcagctgttgcaaaagcagcagctgctTTTCCTGggttccacacaaaacatgaaacatgacataatacagaacattaatagacaagaacagctcaagcaCAGAACCACatcaaattatttattttttaatgcacacgtagcctacatatcaatacatacacgcAAACTATCTAGGccaaataggggagaggtgttgtgccATGAGgggttgctttatctgttttcttaaaccaggtttgctgttcatttgagcaatataagataagggctctatataatactttACGCTTTCTTAAATTTGttttggatttggggactgtgaaaagacccctggtggcatgtctggtggggtatgtgtgtgtgtaagttgactatgcatacaatttgggattttcaacacgttaatgtttcttataaccagaagaagtgatgcagtcggTCTCTTTTATATCAGCCCTGTGAGtcatgcctgctcccgctcttcctccctggtgctcgagggcgccaggcttCCAAGCATTGAGCACTCCTGccatcatcattacacacacctaccTTCCCCCCCTGTCACACGCATCagcgattattggactcacctggactcaatcacctctgtcattaccttccctatatctatCTGGTTCCccgctctgttccctgcttctgCATTAATTTTAGTTTGTCTTTGTTtatctgttcctgttctgttacctgtctgttcctgtttaaatgtttgactccctgTACCTGGTTCTCATCTCCAGCATCGGTCATTACACTCTGACTACAATGAAGAGGAAGACGTGTCGCTCTGTTCTGgcatatgttttgaccatgacagtttacaaccAAAGTAActccaagtaatttagtctcctcaacgtGTTCAaaagccacaccattcattaccagattcagctgaggtttagaacttagggaatgatatgtaccaaatacaatgctcttagttttagagatgttcaggaccagtttattactggccactcAAGACTGCATCTCTTTGTttagggtttcagtgacttcattagctgtggttgctgatgtgtatatgttgaatcaactttgtttaatgccagtggcaggttaaTGGTAAAAATAGTAAAGtggagggcctagagagctgccctgtggtACAACACACTTTACatatttgacattagagaagcttccattaaagaaacccCTTTTAGttatattagatagatagctccgAATCCACAATATGGCCGAGGTTGAAAAACCATAACACatattttttcaacaacaggttatggtcaattaTATCAAAGgatgcactgaaatctaacagtacagctcccacaatcttcttattatcaatttctttcaaccaatcatcagtcatttgtgtcagtgtagtacatgttgagtgcccttctctataagcatgctgaaagtctgttgtcgatttgtttacagagaaatagcattgtatttggtcaaacacatattttccccaacagtttgctaagagctggcagcaagtttaaagtctgctgttagaaccagtaaaggccgctttaccactctaTGGTAGTGGAATTACCTTGGCTTCCCTCCAAGcttgaggacaaagactttcctctaggctcagattaaagatatgataGATTGGAGACGCTATAGAGTCTGCTACCATCCTCGGTAGCTTTCAATCTAAGTTGTCATTgacaggaggtttgtcattactgatcgataacaataattcttccacctctcccacactaactttacaaaattcaaacttccaatgcttttctttcataatTTTTTTATGCATAAATATGATGGCTCACTGTTCATTGTTgacatttcctgcctaagtttgcccactttgccaatgaagtgatcattaaaataattgccaAAATCGAATGGTATTGTgctgaataagccatctgatttgatgaaagatggagttgaatttgtctttctgcccatcatttcatttaaagtactccagtgttttatataatttatcttggcttcataataaccactgaggaagtacagttcctgctcagctcagtcaaaactgttcgctgctctggctccccaatggtggaacaaactccctcacgacgccaggacagcggagtcaatcaccaccttccggagacacctgaaaccccacctctttaaggaatacctaggataggataaagtaatccttctcaccccccctcccccccttaaaatatttagatgcactattgtaaagtggttgttccactggatgtcataaggtgaatgcaccaatttgtaagtcgctctggataagagcgtctgctaaatgacttaaatgtaaatgtaaatgtaaataatacaGTTTCTTCTCCTTTTTGTTGcatttagtcacatcatttctcagtTTGCattaagtcagccagtcagatgtgcagccagacttattagccactcctttagcctcatctctttcaaccatactgtttttcaattcctcatcattcCATGGAGCCTTGACAGTTCTAACAGGCAGTTTCTTAACAGGTACATGTtaatcaataattggaagaagcaatttcataaattcattaAGTGCAGCGTCATTAATCACGTAAGACCAAAACATTTTCTTTTTAcatcatccacacaatattttgCTGTGACTTTTATATCATCTCTtgtacactattttaggcccagcttttggaactttgTCTTTCCtagatatagccactatattgtgatcactacatccaatgggtacggatacagcttgAGAACAaggttctacagtattagtaaaaatgtggtcaatacatgtggatgatcttgtgtCTGTAAACACCCTGGTTATTTGTTTTTGAGTGATGCAACATGTACCTAGTAGACAACATGATGGAGCATGACGGACTCCCTTccggcaccgacagagatggccgcctcgcttcacgttcctaggaaactatgcactcgatgtcacaggaaggccataaagatcatcaaggacaacaaccacccgagcctgttcaccccgctatcatccagaaggcgaggtcagtacaggtgcatcaaagcagggactgagagactgaaaaacagcttctatctcaaggccatcagactgttaaacagccaccactaacattgagtggctgctaccatacatgtaaaaaatgtatcactataaTGTTTAATATAatgactcatctcatatgtatatactgtactcgataccatctactgcatcttgcctatgccgttctgtaccatcactcattcatatatctttatgtacatattcttcttccctttacacttgtgtgtacaaggtagctgttgtgaaattgttaggttagattactcgttggttattactacattgttggaactagaagcacaagcatttcactacactcgcattaacatctgctaaccatgtgtatgtgacaaatacaatttgatttgatttgatttgatttactgttcAATTTGAGAATTGCTCTCATTCCCTCACCACATTTTGCCCATTCACGTCATGGGCCATAGACAGGTGCACTGTGGTTCAACTTAATCGATGCCAATGCCTAGTAGTGTGGGTGGGGTTCAATAGGCACAGTACATTTTTTAGAGCTGTCACTCCTGTCTACAAAAGTACAGAGATATTCATGAACTTTTGTCATTTTCTGTAACACAGCATATCACTGTATAAAGACATATTTATCAGTTGTATATTTCCATGCAAATTCCAGATGGACAGTCCAGTGAATTGTTGAtgtttgaaatgtatttaatttgGATCGCTTTCTACAGTGCTTGTTTGCAAT
The sequence above is a segment of the Oncorhynchus gorbuscha isolate QuinsamMale2020 ecotype Even-year linkage group LG16, OgorEven_v1.0, whole genome shotgun sequence genome. Coding sequences within it:
- the LOC123999138 gene encoding phosphoinositide 3-kinase regulatory subunit 6-like isoform X1, whose protein sequence is MNEETTPWNPPVGDSMSSAVEASMYNSIQAILRQAASSCNKGMLRWTLHKKVETHPSNSVSLVRVLVKELEKVERLDYKMHVIPLLHTLNYVIIQQSSHIPCNLFQRVYECFKRLLTLPEPYCTIALRYMRGIKMEQITPAPSPTITSSTGALYQRRVIAEQSLRNKHFPQQEKVFVFADPAVFSGPLWQAVRADLVLASPQSDVLARRVLLHTLQAGLVKACHGPILTQALEDLGEDVEQYFQEVVLAVEQSIENGEAGRDQYLTRLQHIYRDILTSANQDPKAHGSLSNTPLPSPEIQFHLWTNEEELWNELVNFTLNVSTSERNSMYQEEEEEDVSKRVSHLSVDSGIEKDLSDMGEREQRNPFTRSRSPCFRGRMKPEDKMALVQENIKGPTCSTPLPKEEGNHTARIVMMGDDRVLGRLAKVYHSIRKREAKHLILTKRVNLQIYYIPVTDEPIVNSPESTSQVGDRLSLASFLGRVDPWYESNIISLGAMIPKLAGTQSSHSRSSEPNHFLVDVLSYYLRCGLQPVHFTLYSVKISVSGQTGSPVDDVFVSHLDAEFPESKTLRENLRQERSSRRRTRKTLGTCGVVVSVNYSKVSLSKQEVVQGMSVMTCGVGISAISPNETEGLDFLTVNFDSTNPRCCTEIRTQNIKIRILEDKTFTVCLDKDCRRKYTHVQSIEISPCLDPGYCLQTSSKSKFSVGEERESGLSKYMCKILPLPINTFTGINH
- the LOC123999138 gene encoding phosphoinositide 3-kinase regulatory subunit 6-like isoform X4; the protein is MNEETTPWNPPVGDSMSSAVEASMYNSIQAILRQAASSCNKGMLRWTLHKKVETHPSNSVSLVRVLVKELEKVERLDYKMHVIPLLHTLNYVIIQQSSHIPCNLFQRVYECFKRLLTLPEPYCTIALRYMRGIKMEQITPGALYQRRVIAEQSLRNKHFPQQEKVFVFADPAVFSGPLWQAVRADLVLASPQSDVLARRVLLHTLQAGLVKACHGPILTQALEDLGEDVEQYFQEVVLAVEQSIENGEAGRDQYLTRLQHIYRDILTSANQDPKAHGSLSNTPLPSPEIQFHLWTNEEELWNELVNFTLNVSTSERNSMYQEEEEEDVSKRVSHLSVDSGIEKDLSDMGEREQRNPFTRSRSPCFRGRMKPEDKMALVQENIKGPTCSTPLPKEEGNHTARIVMMGDDRVLGRLAKVYHSIRKREAKHLILTKRVNLQIYYIPVTDEPIVNSPESTSQVGDRLSLASFLGRVDPWYESNIISLGAMIPKLAGTQSSHSRSSEPNHFLVDVLSYYLRCGLQPVHFTLYSVKISVSGQTGSPVDDVFVSHLDAEFPESKTLRENLRQERSSRRRTRKTLGTCGVVVSVNYSKVSLSKQEVVQGMSVMTCGVGISAISPNETEGLDFLTVNFDSTNPRCCTEIRTQNIKIRILEDKTFTVCLDKDCRRKYTHVQSIEISPCLDPGYCLQTSSKSKFSVGEERESGLSKYMCKILPLPINTFTGINH
- the LOC123999138 gene encoding phosphoinositide 3-kinase regulatory subunit 6-like isoform X2, yielding MNEETTPWNPPVGDSMSSAVEASMYNSIQAILRQAASSCNKGMLRWTLHKKVETHPSNSVSLVRVLVKELEKVERLDYKMHVIPLLHTLNYVIIQSSHIPCNLFQRVYECFKRLLTLPEPYCTIALRYMRGIKMEQITPAPSPTITSSTGALYQRRVIAEQSLRNKHFPQQEKVFVFADPAVFSGPLWQAVRADLVLASPQSDVLARRVLLHTLQAGLVKACHGPILTQALEDLGEDVEQYFQEVVLAVEQSIENGEAGRDQYLTRLQHIYRDILTSANQDPKAHGSLSNTPLPSPEIQFHLWTNEEELWNELVNFTLNVSTSERNSMYQEEEEEDVSKRVSHLSVDSGIEKDLSDMGEREQRNPFTRSRSPCFRGRMKPEDKMALVQENIKGPTCSTPLPKEEGNHTARIVMMGDDRVLGRLAKVYHSIRKREAKHLILTKRVNLQIYYIPVTDEPIVNSPESTSQVGDRLSLASFLGRVDPWYESNIISLGAMIPKLAGTQSSHSRSSEPNHFLVDVLSYYLRCGLQPVHFTLYSVKISVSGQTGSPVDDVFVSHLDAEFPESKTLRENLRQERSSRRRTRKTLGTCGVVVSVNYSKVSLSKQEVVQGMSVMTCGVGISAISPNETEGLDFLTVNFDSTNPRCCTEIRTQNIKIRILEDKTFTVCLDKDCRRKYTHVQSIEISPCLDPGYCLQTSSKSKFSVGEERESGLSKYMCKILPLPINTFTGINH